DNA from Solanum stenotomum isolate F172 chromosome 3, ASM1918654v1, whole genome shotgun sequence:
ATATTTATTCTTCCAATCCTGCTTTGGAATACACTGCTTCCGGTCTATTgtaaacaacctctctaccccacaaaggtaggaGTAAGATCGGTGTACATCCTACCCTCCCCATATATCCATCTTTGTTGTTCCTTTTGGTATTTCATCccctttttcttcctttctgCCTTGGCATTGGGGGAGGAGGTCTAACCCTTTCCCATTCTCCCTTGGTTGTATTCATGAGAGCGGTAAGTAGGAAAACTGTCTTTCTGTTGATGACTCAGAATCGGTTACTTAGAATTGTGATTCTTGCAGGTATGTAGTCAAGAAAACAATGATATCCCTCCCACTTTTGATCTTGCTGGTGGAAACATTTGCCTTGTGACATCAATGGACAAGTGGGAACAAAAGATGTCTGAAGCCAATGACAGTGGCAAGATCGTAAGTTTCTTATCAAATTAATGTTGGTACCAAAATTTCAGTTTCATGATCCAACATCTGCATATTTTCTTGACTCAAGTATAAGTTAAACACAAAAACCTGCaacctttttttcctttttattggttagtagtgcatttttgttgTGAATATCTTTCTCTCATCAAATAACACTTTACCTTACTTCTTCTGTCTTCCAACAGGCGGTGGTAAATTTCAGTGCGTCATGGTGTAACCCATGTAGAGCAGCAGCACCAGGATATCATGAACTTGCTGATAAATACACTTCAATGATATTTCTAACCGTGGACGTGGATGAGTTAGCTGTAAGTTTTGTACTATTGTCTTTTATTTGCATCAACTCAGTTTATAGCAGCCATAGTTACGATACCCCTACTATGCTGATAAAGTTTTGCACTTGTTCTGCTAACATGCTAGAAGAAACCATCTCCTCTAAACTCGTACACATTGGTAAATGTTAAACTATTGGTCATTGCTTGATGCAGGAGTTGAGTACTTCATGGGACATAAAAGCTACTCCAACATTCATTTTCTTTAGAGATGGCCGTCAAGTGGACAAACTAGTAGGCGTCAAAAAGCAAGAGCTCCAACAGAAGTTGATGAATCTCGCAGAGTCTACAAGGTCCCCAGGATGATAATACTGTTGCTTCGCTGCAGTGTCCGAAAATGCTATTCTAAAACTCTGGTTTTGTCACGTTAATTTTGCCATTTACTGCTGCTGTAACAATATTCTTACGTGTTTCTATGTATATTAAGTCAAGTAAGGAAGTAAAATTTGCAGCTTGGAAAAGAATTTCATATGGTGCTACACCTTCTGTGTTAGATGTTAACCCAAACACGAGGAAGTAAATGGAGATGAACAGTTACTGTATTAAGTACTTACTATCAATGTATAGTTTATTCTCCACTCTCTAGTACttaaagaaatttgaaatatgtAATAGAATCCCAATAACAATGTACTATAAAATTTCGACAGTATGATCCCCCTGCAAAAACATGCTCAAATACAGCTTCTTCTACAGTGGTACAAAATGTTGTATCAGGAGAAGACAAAGGATTTGATGTCTCAACAAAGATTGACCCAAGCCAGTAGTTATGAAGTGGCCAATCGAATTCGGATTCTCAATGGCCAATGACTAAGATACAGGATGATGAAATAATATGGGACTGACTTCAACAAAGCATGTTCAATGGACTAGACCAAACTATATGAGATAATGTTTTCTGATATAACTCATTTGTAGAAGTCACAGTATAGACACTTCTTGCTCAATACTTCCTCGTGTAGCGGAACGGTAGATGACAAACATAGAGTTGTAAGCCCTTGGTAGGGTTCTTGTACAAACAAGTATTTCCAacatagttatatatatacatcataGAACATTCCCTATAGCCTAGAATGAACTATAAGTGACTCAAGAAGTAAATAGCAGGGAATTAGAAAAAGCTCCTATGCCTCGGAAACCATGGTAGGGTTAAGAGTGAGAGAGCACACGTGATGGTTAATTATTCTGCTGGCCGCACATAACTGAAACCCTTGAAGGGGTTATCACCAGATTTTGGACTAGCAGCAGGAGAATCTAGCAAAGGCATGCTGGTCCATTGCTCTTCAAAATTGGCAATACATAGCTTCCCTGAAACTTGGGGACAGAAACTTGGTTGAATTTCTCGAGCATCTAACTTCTTCCAATAGATAGACTTGAACCATTTGTGACTTTTTATCTCATCACTACCTATTGATCCACAGCCAAGGCGCTTGCTTGCATCCTTGTGTAGCAGCTGAAGAAATACAAACACATAAGATTGATAAGAATCCTCTAGTTTCCAATTTCCAAGTTCTTAATATCGGTGACTTTATGAGAAATGGAATTTAGCCTGGTAGATGGTATTTACACATTAATTGATACATAACACTATCTACTAAGCAGTAGGGCCTTCCAAATTATCTTAGCTTTGTATCCCCAAGTAGCATATACAGAAGTGAGTCATAGCGCAGCTCAGATGAGGTTTGGTTTTT
Protein-coding regions in this window:
- the LOC125860762 gene encoding thioredoxin H4-1-like, with amino-acid sequence MGQCWTKVCSQENNDIPPTFDLAGGNICLVTSMDKWEQKMSEANDSGKIAVVNFSASWCNPCRAAAPGYHELADKYTSMIFLTVDVDELAELSTSWDIKATPTFIFFRDGRQVDKLVGVKKQELQQKLMNLAESTRSPG